Proteins from a single region of Hymenobacter aquaticus:
- the ffh gene encoding signal recognition particle protein produces MFDNLSTKLDKAFKTLKGQGSITEINVAATIKEIRRALVDADVNYKVAKEVTDKIKDEAMGRDVLTTVSPGQLMTKIVYDELTQLMGGTKEDVVLKGDPAVILLSGLQGSGKTTFAGKLATFIKKQNRTVLLVACDVYRPAAIDQLKVLGEQVGVEVYSEPENKNPVEISQNAIAYAKKNNKKVVIIDTAGRLAVDEQMMREIEQVKLAINPSETLFVVDSMTGQDAVNTAKTFNDRLNFNGVVLTKLDGDARGGAALSIRAVVEKPIKFISTGEKMEALDMFYPDRMAQRILGMGDVISLVERAQQQFDEDEAKRINQKIRKNQFNFDDFLSQLEQIKKMGNLKDLVGMIPGMSKAIKDVDIDDDAFKPIEAIIKSMTPQERAQPELLNGSRRRRLAKGSGTDIQQVNNLMKQFEDMRKVMRTMNKMSSTKGGMQQMAKMMGMRGK; encoded by the coding sequence ATGTTCGATAATTTAAGTACCAAGCTCGACAAAGCCTTCAAAACCCTCAAGGGCCAGGGCAGCATCACCGAAATCAACGTGGCGGCCACCATCAAGGAAATCCGCCGCGCCCTGGTCGATGCCGACGTGAACTATAAGGTGGCTAAGGAAGTCACCGACAAGATCAAGGACGAGGCCATGGGCCGCGACGTGCTGACCACCGTGTCGCCGGGCCAGCTGATGACCAAAATCGTCTACGACGAGCTGACTCAGCTCATGGGCGGTACGAAAGAGGATGTGGTGCTCAAGGGTGACCCGGCCGTGATTCTGCTCTCGGGCCTCCAGGGTTCGGGCAAAACGACCTTCGCCGGCAAGCTGGCTACCTTTATTAAGAAGCAAAACCGCACGGTGCTGCTCGTGGCCTGCGACGTGTACCGGCCGGCCGCTATCGACCAGCTCAAGGTGCTCGGCGAGCAGGTGGGCGTGGAAGTGTACTCGGAGCCGGAAAACAAGAATCCGGTCGAGATTTCGCAGAATGCCATTGCCTACGCCAAGAAAAACAACAAGAAAGTAGTTATCATCGACACCGCCGGCCGCTTGGCCGTGGATGAGCAGATGATGCGCGAAATCGAGCAGGTGAAGCTGGCCATCAACCCCAGCGAAACCCTGTTCGTGGTCGATTCCATGACCGGTCAGGACGCGGTAAACACGGCCAAGACCTTCAACGACCGGCTCAACTTCAACGGCGTGGTGCTCACCAAGCTCGACGGTGACGCCCGCGGCGGCGCGGCCCTGAGCATCCGGGCCGTGGTGGAAAAGCCCATCAAGTTCATCTCCACCGGTGAAAAGATGGAAGCCCTGGACATGTTCTATCCCGACCGGATGGCGCAGCGGATCCTGGGCATGGGCGACGTTATTTCGCTCGTGGAGCGGGCCCAGCAGCAGTTCGACGAGGACGAGGCCAAGCGCATCAACCAGAAGATCCGCAAAAACCAGTTCAACTTCGACGACTTCCTCTCCCAGCTCGAGCAGATCAAGAAGATGGGTAACCTCAAGGACCTGGTGGGCATGATTCCGGGCATGAGCAAGGCCATCAAGGACGTGGACATCGACGACGACGCCTTCAAGCCGATTGAGGCCATCATCAAGAGCATGACCCCGCAGGAGCGCGCCCAGCCCGAGCTGCTCAACGGCTCCCGCCGCCGCCGCCTGGCCAAAGGCTCCGGCACCGACATTCAGCAGGTCAACAACCTGATGAAACAGTTCGAGGACATGCGCAAAGTGATGCGCACCATGAACAAGATGAGCTCCACCAAGGGCGGCATGCAGCAAATGGCCAAAATGATGGGCATGCGCGGCAAGTAA
- a CDS encoding glycosyltransferase family 4 protein, whose amino-acid sequence MRLLVITYYWPPSGGAGVQRTLKFVKHLPGFGVECTVVTVDPAKGAYPVLDESLAAEIPAGVRVIRTGTSEPFGSYKKLTGRQQIPYGGFANESKTSLQQQFFKFVRGNVFIPDPRRGWNAHVLRAVAELIRQGETFDAVLTSSPPHSTQLIGLALKKRYGLRWLADMRDPWTDIYYTKELNKTRLARWLDARYERQVLEQADEVLVTSADTKRLFLGKSPALTAAKFHVIPNGYDESDFREASTPPRDALLITHTGTISETYHVEEFLRACAECARRFPAVPLRLRFVGKVSAGVQAQIEAAGLAERTEFVAFVPHDESVRYLLRASVLLMAIPDVAHNFGILPGKVFEYLAANKPIICIGPVGSDADHLLQECHAGHVFAYDAYEAMLTYLEELARQWQQNPNLDLPALSHARYSRRALTERLAGLIGSS is encoded by the coding sequence ATGCGCCTGCTCGTCATTACCTATTACTGGCCGCCTTCCGGGGGCGCGGGCGTGCAGCGGACGTTGAAATTCGTCAAGCACCTGCCCGGCTTCGGCGTGGAGTGCACCGTCGTGACCGTCGACCCCGCAAAAGGCGCGTACCCGGTGCTGGACGAGTCGTTGGCGGCCGAAATTCCGGCCGGGGTGCGGGTCATTCGCACCGGCACCTCCGAGCCGTTTGGCTCCTACAAGAAGCTCACCGGCCGCCAGCAGATTCCCTACGGCGGCTTCGCCAACGAAAGCAAAACCAGCCTGCAACAGCAGTTTTTCAAGTTTGTGCGCGGCAACGTGTTCATTCCCGACCCGCGCCGGGGCTGGAACGCCCACGTGCTGCGGGCCGTGGCCGAGCTTATCCGCCAGGGCGAAACCTTCGACGCGGTGCTCACCAGCTCCCCGCCCCACTCCACCCAGCTGATCGGTCTGGCGCTGAAAAAGCGCTACGGCCTGCGCTGGCTGGCCGACATGCGCGACCCGTGGACCGATATTTACTACACCAAGGAGCTCAACAAGACCCGCCTGGCCCGCTGGCTCGACGCGCGCTACGAGCGGCAGGTGCTGGAGCAGGCCGACGAGGTGCTGGTGACCAGCGCCGACACCAAGCGGCTGTTTCTAGGTAAGTCGCCGGCGCTGACGGCCGCTAAGTTTCACGTCATCCCAAACGGCTACGACGAGAGTGACTTCCGCGAGGCGTCTACCCCACCCCGGGATGCGCTGCTGATAACGCACACCGGCACGATTTCGGAAACTTACCACGTGGAAGAGTTCCTGCGGGCCTGCGCCGAGTGCGCCCGGCGCTTCCCGGCGGTGCCGCTGCGGCTGCGCTTCGTGGGCAAGGTGTCGGCGGGCGTACAGGCCCAGATTGAAGCCGCCGGCCTGGCCGAGCGCACCGAGTTTGTGGCCTTCGTGCCCCACGACGAGTCGGTGCGCTACCTGCTGCGGGCCTCGGTGCTGCTGATGGCCATCCCGGACGTGGCCCACAACTTCGGCATTCTGCCCGGCAAGGTCTTCGAGTATCTGGCCGCCAACAAGCCCATCATCTGCATCGGCCCGGTGGGCTCCGACGCCGACCATTTGCTCCAGGAATGCCACGCGGGCCACGTGTTTGCCTACGACGCCTACGAGGCCATGCTCACCTACCTGGAGGAGCTGGCCCGGCAGTGGCAGCAAAACCCCAACCTGGATTTGCCGGCCCTGAGCCACGCCCGTTACTCCCGCCGCGCCCTCACCGAGCGCCTGGCCGGACTGATTGGGAGCTCATAG